One part of the Dioscorea cayenensis subsp. rotundata cultivar TDr96_F1 chromosome 2, TDr96_F1_v2_PseudoChromosome.rev07_lg8_w22 25.fasta, whole genome shotgun sequence genome encodes these proteins:
- the LOC120270128 gene encoding uncharacterized protein LOC120270128 isoform X1: protein MGCLVSTPKDACGNRRWPTNIGELAVFVPGLRVPKSVDFSSALSDILPKPLVERLSALRMRIVAMVAQEASKATKQRRKTTTKHGGSSFSELLQLLEDYLSVLLGLVGEGSQLKDKVQFLWVNQEDDAEETVMVNAWYEALSVLQLMAMVCLSEANTLLLPKTINDGYQTKLSEESKRTSIDIFLKAAGYLDCAIQHVLPQIPPTVRRDLPVDLAEGVLRALLMQALGQCVDIQLGMAIDSPKATLAVKRRLACEMVKYWDEAQENITPLSLVSISDGWAEKHRLFVKWKYLEAKAAAYYYHGLILDEGNTKKSHSMAVAALQAADEFLKESKKASESFNATLPTSRNPPLSGSMKYLSEKIPKDALSKLRINRDLYSQERILETAPTLPDFALALKPDEYHLPQLDPLWSSEDINLSKT from the exons ATGGGCTGCCTCGTATCAACACCGAAGGATGCATGTGGAAACAGAAGATGGCCTACAAATATCGGTGAGCTTGCCGTATTCGTGCCTGGATTACGTGTCCCTAAAAGTGTTGATTTCTCTTCGGCATTAAGTGATATCTTGCCAAAACCTTTAGTGGAACGGCTCTCAGCTCTTAGGATGAGAATAGTTGCTATGGTTGCCCAAGAGGCATCTAAAGCAACAAAACAAAGACGAAAAACCACTACAAAACATG GAGGCTCTTCTTTTTCTGAACTTCTGCAACTTCTTGAAGATTACTTATCGGTTTTGCTTGGATTGGTTGGAGaag GAAGTCAATTGAAAGACAAGGTGCAGTTCTTGTGGGTTAACCAAGAGGATGATGCTGAG GAAACAGTTATGGTGAATGCTTGGTACGAGGCATTGTCTGTCTTGCAATTAATGGCGATGGTATGCTTATCAGAAGCAAATACATTGCTTCTTCCTAAAACCATTAATGATGGTTACCAAACAAAACTATCTGAAG AAAGCAAACGGACTTCCATTGATATTTTCTTGAAGGCGGCAGGGTATTTGGATTGTGCTATTCAGCATGTTCTTCCTCAAATACCTCCCACAGTCAG GAGAGATCTTCCTGTAGATCTTGCTGAGGGAGTCCTCCGAGCTCTTTTGATGCAAGCTTTAGGTCAG tgCGTTGATATTCAACTTGGGATGGCTATTGATAGTCCTAAAGCTACATTAGCTGTTAAGCGGCGGTTAGCATGTGAAATGGTCAAGTACTGGGATGAG GCACAGGAAAACATCACCCCGCTTTCCTTGGTTTCTATAAGTGATGGATGGGCAGAAAAACATCGACTCTTTGTTAAATGGAAGTATCTTGAAGCGAAA GCAGCCGCATATTATTACCACGGGCTAATCCTCGATGAAGGTAACACCAAAAAATCCCACAGCATGGCCGTAGCTGCGCTACAAGCAGCCGATGAATTTTTAAAGGAAAGCAAAAAAGCCTCTGAATCTTTCAATGCAACACTCCCGACATCGAG GAACCCACCTTTATCAGGATCGATGAAGTATCTGTCGGAGAAAATCCCCAAGGATGCTTTGAGCAAACTTCGTATCAACCGAGACCTCTACAGCCAAGAAAG GATCCTCGAGACAGCACCGACATTGCCGGATTTCGCACTGGCTCTTAAACCAGATGAGTATCATTTGCCTCAGTTAGATCCCTTGTGGAGCTCGGAAGACATAAATTTATCGAAAACTTGA
- the LOC120270128 gene encoding uncharacterized protein LOC120270128 isoform X2 — MGCLVSTPKDACGNRRWPTNIVERLSALRMRIVAMVAQEASKATKQRRKTTTKHGGSSFSELLQLLEDYLSVLLGLVGEGSQLKDKVQFLWVNQEDDAEETVMVNAWYEALSVLQLMAMVCLSEANTLLLPKTINDGYQTKLSEESKRTSIDIFLKAAGYLDCAIQHVLPQIPPTVRRDLPVDLAEGVLRALLMQALGQCVDIQLGMAIDSPKATLAVKRRLACEMVKYWDEAQENITPLSLVSISDGWAEKHRLFVKWKYLEAKAAAYYYHGLILDEGNTKKSHSMAVAALQAADEFLKESKKASESFNATLPTSRNPPLSGSMKYLSEKIPKDALSKLRINRDLYSQERILETAPTLPDFALALKPDEYHLPQLDPLWSSEDINLSKT; from the exons ATGGGCTGCCTCGTATCAACACCGAAGGATGCATGTGGAAACAGAAGATGGCCTACAAATATCG TGGAACGGCTCTCAGCTCTTAGGATGAGAATAGTTGCTATGGTTGCCCAAGAGGCATCTAAAGCAACAAAACAAAGACGAAAAACCACTACAAAACATG GAGGCTCTTCTTTTTCTGAACTTCTGCAACTTCTTGAAGATTACTTATCGGTTTTGCTTGGATTGGTTGGAGaag GAAGTCAATTGAAAGACAAGGTGCAGTTCTTGTGGGTTAACCAAGAGGATGATGCTGAG GAAACAGTTATGGTGAATGCTTGGTACGAGGCATTGTCTGTCTTGCAATTAATGGCGATGGTATGCTTATCAGAAGCAAATACATTGCTTCTTCCTAAAACCATTAATGATGGTTACCAAACAAAACTATCTGAAG AAAGCAAACGGACTTCCATTGATATTTTCTTGAAGGCGGCAGGGTATTTGGATTGTGCTATTCAGCATGTTCTTCCTCAAATACCTCCCACAGTCAG GAGAGATCTTCCTGTAGATCTTGCTGAGGGAGTCCTCCGAGCTCTTTTGATGCAAGCTTTAGGTCAG tgCGTTGATATTCAACTTGGGATGGCTATTGATAGTCCTAAAGCTACATTAGCTGTTAAGCGGCGGTTAGCATGTGAAATGGTCAAGTACTGGGATGAG GCACAGGAAAACATCACCCCGCTTTCCTTGGTTTCTATAAGTGATGGATGGGCAGAAAAACATCGACTCTTTGTTAAATGGAAGTATCTTGAAGCGAAA GCAGCCGCATATTATTACCACGGGCTAATCCTCGATGAAGGTAACACCAAAAAATCCCACAGCATGGCCGTAGCTGCGCTACAAGCAGCCGATGAATTTTTAAAGGAAAGCAAAAAAGCCTCTGAATCTTTCAATGCAACACTCCCGACATCGAG GAACCCACCTTTATCAGGATCGATGAAGTATCTGTCGGAGAAAATCCCCAAGGATGCTTTGAGCAAACTTCGTATCAACCGAGACCTCTACAGCCAAGAAAG GATCCTCGAGACAGCACCGACATTGCCGGATTTCGCACTGGCTCTTAAACCAGATGAGTATCATTTGCCTCAGTTAGATCCCTTGTGGAGCTCGGAAGACATAAATTTATCGAAAACTTGA